A DNA window from Stenotrophomonas sp. 57 contains the following coding sequences:
- a CDS encoding DUF998 domain-containing protein: MSSLSPLLRLSGLVAALLFVLAVLGFGAGLDGYAQVRHPVALLGAQGVPHALAFNLLGFVLPGLLAVVVAECLRRGLPATAGWAPRVGSQMLLLAGLAFAAMGLLPLDVDDLHGPASQLHASAWMIWVLGFVAGTLLLGMSRLRQAQGRGLGGMAVACGALAGLAAFALQGLLPAPLAQRIAFACWAGWLALALPLSRPR; this comes from the coding sequence ATGTCGTCACTGTCCCCGTTGTTGCGCCTGTCCGGCCTGGTCGCTGCGCTGCTGTTCGTGCTGGCGGTACTCGGCTTCGGTGCCGGCCTGGACGGTTATGCACAGGTCCGCCATCCGGTGGCCCTGCTGGGCGCGCAGGGCGTGCCGCATGCCCTGGCCTTCAATCTGCTGGGCTTCGTGCTGCCGGGCCTGCTGGCGGTTGTCGTGGCCGAGTGCCTGCGCCGTGGACTCCCCGCAACGGCAGGGTGGGCGCCGCGGGTGGGCAGCCAGATGCTGCTGCTGGCGGGACTGGCCTTTGCCGCCATGGGCCTGCTGCCGCTGGACGTGGACGACCTGCATGGCCCGGCCAGCCAACTGCACGCCAGCGCCTGGATGATCTGGGTGCTGGGCTTTGTCGCCGGCACCCTGCTGCTGGGCATGTCCCGGTTGCGCCAGGCGCAGGGCCGTGGCCTGGGGGGAATGGCGGTGGCCTGCGGCGCGCTGGCGGGGCTTGCCGCCTTCGCCCTGCAGGGATTGCTGCCGGCACCGCTGGCGCAGCGGATTGCGTTCGCCTGCTGGGCGGGCTGGCTGGCGCTGGCCCTGCCGCTGTCGCGGCCACGCTGA
- a CDS encoding alpha/beta hydrolase has protein sequence MLIVRALLSVVLLLLAQPAFAAANAAPPTWHPPQGTTELPLWPQGTVKPPPKLKGPEQVGEAVSKASGERWTMLQNVAVPTLTVFPPKGPANGTAVMVVVGGGYRVLAMDLEGSEICDWLNAQGITCALLKYRVPASGPNWDPDCNCRDIPSVPMALQDAQRAMGLLRAQAQRWNIDPKRVGVIGFSAGGHVVAGLSTHARRSYTAVDAADSQSSRPDFAMVMYSGHLWAGHGNGLSLVKDIVVDGTVPPTFIAQATDDRTDDVRESLAYYQALIDAEVPVEMHLFARGGHAFGLRVKDAPVAAWPRLAERWMQDIGMLPQRQL, from the coding sequence ATGTTGATCGTTCGCGCACTCCTGTCCGTCGTCCTTCTGCTGCTTGCACAGCCAGCCTTCGCCGCAGCGAATGCCGCACCACCGACCTGGCATCCGCCGCAGGGCACCACCGAGCTGCCATTGTGGCCGCAGGGCACGGTGAAGCCGCCGCCAAAACTGAAAGGCCCCGAGCAGGTTGGCGAAGCGGTTTCCAAGGCCAGCGGAGAACGCTGGACGATGCTGCAGAACGTGGCCGTGCCGACCCTCACCGTGTTTCCGCCGAAGGGGCCGGCCAATGGCACCGCGGTGATGGTGGTGGTTGGAGGGGGTTACCGGGTGCTGGCGATGGACCTGGAAGGCAGCGAAATCTGCGACTGGCTGAACGCGCAGGGCATCACCTGCGCGCTGCTGAAGTACCGCGTGCCGGCGTCCGGCCCGAACTGGGATCCCGACTGCAACTGCCGCGACATTCCGTCGGTACCGATGGCGCTGCAGGACGCACAGCGCGCCATGGGGCTGCTGCGTGCGCAGGCACAGCGCTGGAACATCGACCCGAAGCGGGTGGGGGTGATCGGTTTTTCTGCGGGTGGTCATGTGGTGGCGGGACTGAGCACGCACGCACGTCGTAGCTACACCGCGGTCGACGCTGCCGACTCACAGTCCAGCCGCCCGGATTTCGCGATGGTGATGTATTCCGGGCACCTGTGGGCAGGGCACGGCAACGGGCTGTCGCTGGTCAAGGACATCGTTGTTGATGGAACGGTGCCGCCGACGTTCATTGCGCAGGCCACCGATGATCGCACCGATGACGTGCGCGAATCACTGGCCTACTACCAGGCCCTGATCGACGCCGAGGTGCCGGTGGAAATGCACCTGTTCGCACGTGGCGGCCATGCGTTCGGGCTGCGCGTGAAGGATGCACCGGTCGCGGCGTGGCCGCGGCTGGCCGAGCGCTGGATGCAGGACATCGGCATGCTGCCGCAACGCCAGCTGTAG
- the rlmH gene encoding 23S rRNA (pseudouridine(1915)-N(3))-methyltransferase RlmH: MKARLIATGERAPSWVAQGFAEYQKRLSHWLPFELVEIEPGLRGKGRDARRATEDEGKRVIAALPKNAYVVALDVPGRQLSSEQLAQRLEHWRGQGRDLAFLIGGPEGHSPEVSALADEKWSIGPLTLPHMLVRLVVAEQLYRAAAMIANHPYHRA; the protein is encoded by the coding sequence ATGAAAGCCCGCCTGATCGCCACCGGTGAACGCGCGCCCAGCTGGGTGGCGCAGGGTTTTGCCGAGTACCAGAAGCGGCTGTCGCACTGGTTGCCGTTCGAGCTGGTGGAAATCGAGCCCGGCCTGCGCGGCAAGGGCCGCGATGCGCGTCGCGCCACCGAGGACGAAGGCAAGCGTGTGATCGCCGCGTTGCCGAAGAATGCCTACGTGGTGGCGCTGGATGTGCCCGGCCGGCAGCTCAGTTCCGAACAGCTGGCGCAGCGCCTGGAACACTGGCGTGGGCAGGGCAGGGACCTGGCGTTCCTGATCGGTGGCCCGGAAGGACACTCGCCGGAAGTCTCCGCGCTGGCCGATGAAAAGTGGTCGATCGGACCGCTGACGTTGCCGCACATGCTGGTGCGGCTGGTGGTGGCCGAGCAGTTGTATCGGGCAGCGGCAATGATTGCCAATCACCCCTACCATCGCGCGTGA
- the trxA gene encoding thioredoxin: protein MTETTYVFDATTATFEAEVLQKSLQTPVLVDFWATWCGPCKTLGPMLEKLAAEYNGAFELAKVDVDKEQQIAAAFQIRSVPTVFLVKGGQLVDGFPGAIPEGQLREFLAQHGIVPADVGDTAAEDEAPLDPQAQVDVLRAQIAAEPDKDELKLDLALALLQIGGVDEAGTLIDGLPANLATDDRAVRARARLSFAAALKDAPAAEVLDARIAADGNDLRARHLRGVQLLLGGHDEAALAQFLEMLRIDRSFEDGLPRKALIDAFNVISDEDLVGQYRRRMASLLF, encoded by the coding sequence ATGACCGAAACGACCTACGTATTCGACGCCACCACTGCGACCTTCGAGGCCGAAGTCCTGCAGAAGTCGCTGCAGACGCCAGTGCTGGTCGACTTCTGGGCCACGTGGTGCGGGCCGTGCAAGACCCTGGGCCCGATGCTGGAAAAGCTGGCCGCTGAGTACAACGGCGCCTTCGAGCTGGCCAAGGTCGACGTCGACAAGGAACAGCAGATCGCCGCCGCCTTCCAGATCCGCTCGGTGCCGACCGTGTTCCTGGTCAAGGGCGGGCAGCTGGTGGACGGCTTCCCGGGTGCCATTCCGGAAGGCCAGCTGCGTGAATTCCTGGCCCAGCACGGCATCGTGCCGGCTGATGTCGGTGACACCGCCGCCGAAGACGAAGCGCCGCTGGATCCGCAGGCGCAGGTGGATGTACTGCGTGCGCAGATCGCCGCCGAGCCGGACAAGGACGAACTGAAGCTCGACCTGGCCCTGGCCCTGCTGCAGATCGGCGGCGTGGACGAAGCCGGCACGCTGATCGACGGCCTCCCCGCCAACCTGGCCACCGACGACCGCGCCGTGCGCGCCCGCGCCCGCCTGTCCTTTGCCGCGGCGCTGAAGGACGCCCCGGCCGCCGAGGTGCTGGACGCGCGTATCGCCGCCGACGGCAACGACCTCAGGGCCCGCCACCTGCGCGGCGTGCAGCTGCTGCTGGGCGGCCATGACGAAGCCGCGCTGGCACAATTCCTGGAAATGCTGCGGATCGACCGGAGTTTCGAGGACGGCCTGCCGCGCAAGGCGCTGATCGATGCCTTCAATGTGATCTCCGACGAGGACCTGGTCGGCCAGTACCGGCGCAGGATGGCATCCCTGCTGTTCTGA
- the nadD gene encoding nicotinate-nucleotide adenylyltransferase → MMSLRIYYGGTFDPVHLGHLAIARAARDELQVAVRMLPAADPPHRAVPGASADQRFAMLSLAIGDEPGLLLDHRELDRALRFPGRPSYTVDTLRELRGELGPSRPLAWLVGADSLLGLTRWHEWEALFGLAHFVVAERPGSPLRTSVDGELGRALEGRWADSEQALFASPAGRILRLHHPLREESASAVRSQIATGGPWRALLPPAVADYVAAHGLYRPASP, encoded by the coding sequence GTGATGAGCCTGCGGATCTATTACGGGGGCACCTTCGATCCGGTGCACCTCGGCCACCTGGCGATCGCGCGCGCCGCCCGGGATGAGCTGCAGGTTGCCGTACGCATGCTGCCGGCGGCGGATCCGCCGCATCGCGCAGTGCCGGGCGCAAGCGCTGACCAGCGCTTTGCCATGCTCTCGCTGGCCATCGGCGATGAACCCGGCCTGCTGCTGGATCATCGCGAGCTGGACCGGGCGCTGCGTTTCCCGGGCCGCCCGTCCTACACCGTCGACACCCTGCGCGAGCTGCGCGGTGAACTCGGCCCGAGCCGGCCGCTGGCCTGGCTGGTCGGTGCCGACAGCCTGCTGGGCCTGACCCGCTGGCACGAATGGGAGGCCCTGTTCGGTCTGGCCCATTTCGTGGTGGCTGAGCGGCCGGGCAGCCCGCTGCGCACTTCGGTGGATGGCGAGCTGGGGCGCGCGCTGGAAGGGCGCTGGGCCGACAGCGAACAGGCCCTGTTCGCCAGCCCGGCCGGGCGCATCCTGCGCCTGCACCATCCGCTGCGCGAGGAGTCGGCCAGTGCCGTCCGGTCGCAGATCGCCACCGGCGGCCCCTGGCGCGCACTGCTGCCGCCGGCCGTTGCGGACTATGTCGCTGCACATGGGCTGTACCGCCCGGCATCGCCGTGA
- a CDS encoding FecR domain-containing protein — MRSRGAVLCALLLLPAIAAAQDWNYRVRPGDTLWDLGGVYLKPSVRWQQLQQHNRIDNPYRLPPGQLLRFPISWLRTEPAPARVLSVRGKVELSAGDGSASRAIQAGEQLHIGDTVQTEGESSVTLEFADASRLQLREYSRLRLDQLSRYGHTGMVDTRLRLQQGRASNRVTPARGPASRYIIDAPTATSSVRGTVFRVSAGDAGHVGATEVLQGKVQVGNTHGQRLVRPGQATLSGSADAAPDAVSPLLPAPQLRNDELRLAPLPALLAWAPVTGAAHYRVEVVQATTPEILLFAATTTDTRLAIGDLPPGQLRVLLRAVDAQGVEGLDASADFELSDQPPPPITVSPLHGQTVNSDRPRFRWTQAPGARSSVLQIAADATFAQPLQEQASAGTDLRLAQPLPPGQYFWRVASRDANGHQGRYGQALPLQLSNEPVDPALQPPEAAHGELTLRWQAGSEGQRYRVQVDRRGDFKAPQVDETLTEPQIRFKRPWRGTLHVRVQYIDDDGHAGEFSPAQQITLPCRLCYGAGGGALLLWLLL; from the coding sequence ATGCGCTCCAGGGGCGCCGTCCTCTGTGCCCTCCTTCTGCTGCCGGCCATCGCGGCCGCGCAGGACTGGAACTACCGGGTCCGCCCCGGCGATACCCTGTGGGACCTGGGAGGCGTGTACCTGAAGCCCTCGGTGCGCTGGCAACAGCTCCAGCAGCACAACCGCATCGACAACCCCTACCGGCTGCCGCCCGGCCAGCTGCTGCGCTTTCCGATCAGCTGGCTGCGCACCGAACCGGCGCCGGCGCGGGTGCTCTCGGTCCGCGGCAAGGTCGAACTGTCCGCCGGCGACGGCAGCGCCAGCCGCGCCATCCAGGCCGGCGAGCAGCTGCACATCGGTGACACCGTGCAGACCGAGGGCGAATCCAGCGTCACGCTGGAGTTTGCCGATGCATCGCGCCTGCAGCTGCGTGAGTACTCGCGCCTGCGCCTGGACCAGCTCAGCCGCTATGGCCACACCGGCATGGTGGACACCCGCCTGCGCCTGCAGCAGGGCCGCGCCAGCAATCGGGTGACGCCCGCGCGCGGTCCGGCATCGCGTTACATCATCGATGCGCCCACCGCCACCAGCAGCGTGCGCGGCACCGTGTTCCGCGTCAGTGCCGGAGACGCCGGCCATGTGGGCGCCACCGAAGTGCTCCAGGGCAAGGTGCAGGTCGGCAACACCCACGGACAGCGCCTGGTCCGGCCGGGCCAGGCCACGCTCAGCGGCAGCGCCGATGCCGCACCGGACGCGGTCTCCCCGCTGCTGCCGGCACCGCAGCTGCGCAACGACGAACTGCGCCTGGCGCCCCTGCCGGCACTGCTGGCGTGGGCGCCGGTCACCGGCGCCGCGCACTACCGCGTGGAAGTGGTGCAGGCAACCACACCGGAAATCCTGCTGTTTGCTGCCACCACCACCGATACCCGCCTGGCCATCGGCGACCTGCCGCCGGGCCAGCTGCGCGTCCTGCTGCGCGCGGTCGATGCGCAGGGCGTGGAAGGCCTCGACGCCAGCGCCGATTTCGAACTCAGCGACCAGCCGCCACCGCCGATCACCGTATCGCCGCTGCACGGGCAGACCGTCAACAGCGATCGTCCCCGCTTCCGCTGGACCCAGGCCCCCGGCGCGCGCAGCAGCGTGCTGCAGATCGCGGCCGATGCCACCTTCGCACAGCCCCTGCAGGAACAGGCCAGCGCCGGAACCGACCTGCGCCTGGCGCAGCCACTGCCGCCTGGCCAGTACTTCTGGCGGGTTGCCTCGCGCGATGCAAACGGCCACCAGGGACGCTATGGCCAGGCACTGCCGCTGCAGCTCAGCAACGAACCGGTTGATCCCGCGCTGCAGCCGCCCGAAGCCGCGCACGGCGAACTGACCCTGCGCTGGCAGGCCGGCAGCGAAGGCCAGCGCTACCGGGTGCAGGTTGACCGCCGTGGCGACTTCAAGGCGCCGCAGGTCGACGAAACCTTGACCGAACCGCAGATCAGGTTCAAGCGCCCGTGGCGCGGCACGCTGCATGTGCGCGTGCAGTACATCGACGATGACGGCCACGCCGGCGAATTCTCGCCCGCCCAGCAGATCACCTTGCCGTGCCGTCTCTGCTACGGTGCCGGCGGCGGCGCACTGCTGCTGTGGCTGTTGTTGTGA
- the lptE gene encoding LPS assembly lipoprotein LptE, with protein MTRILLALVLALGLAGCGFHLRNKLMLPTDTAPVKVVSTAPYSELVKLLNRSLLASGAKLADEDSKEPSTQLQVLSERWGDLPIAIDSQGRAQEYSLRYAVIFIFRREDGSELVPQQVIELSRDYVSPPTDATGTTTEREILADELRREMSASIIRRIDSVVRAEIEKGGSLSAPKARPVEGAVPAEPVPAAKH; from the coding sequence ATGACCCGAATCCTGCTTGCCCTCGTTCTCGCCCTCGGCCTCGCCGGCTGCGGCTTCCATCTGCGCAACAAGCTGATGCTGCCGACCGACACCGCGCCGGTGAAGGTGGTCTCCACCGCGCCGTACAGTGAACTGGTCAAGCTGCTCAACCGCAGCCTGCTGGCGTCGGGTGCCAAGCTGGCCGACGAAGACAGCAAGGAACCCAGTACCCAGCTGCAGGTGTTGTCCGAACGCTGGGGCGACCTGCCGATCGCCATCGACTCGCAGGGCCGTGCCCAGGAATACAGCCTGCGCTATGCGGTGATCTTCATCTTCCGTCGTGAGGACGGCAGCGAGCTGGTGCCGCAGCAGGTGATCGAACTGTCGCGCGATTACGTGTCGCCGCCGACCGACGCCACCGGTACCACCACCGAACGCGAGATCCTGGCCGATGAACTGCGCCGGGAAATGTCCGCATCGATCATCCGCCGCATCGACAGCGTGGTCCGTGCCGAAATCGAGAAGGGCGGCAGCCTGTCGGCGCCGAAGGCCAGGCCGGTTGAAGGGGCGGTGCCGGCCGAGCCGGTCCCTGCAGCCAAGCACTGA
- the rsfS gene encoding ribosome silencing factor, translated as MSNQTQPQTIKVDLPSPPPSVPELLASVRQATEDLKAKDLVEIDVRGRSSVADYMIVVSGTSTRHVKSIADEVVRFAKNIDVMPLGVEGEREAEWVLVDLGDVIVHVMLPRVREFYALERLWTVGDQPPSSDDEVA; from the coding sequence TTGAGCAACCAGACCCAGCCCCAGACCATCAAGGTCGATCTGCCCAGCCCGCCGCCGTCCGTGCCGGAACTGCTGGCCAGCGTCCGCCAAGCCACCGAAGACCTGAAGGCCAAGGACCTGGTCGAGATCGACGTGCGCGGCCGGTCCAGCGTTGCCGACTACATGATCGTCGTTTCGGGCACCTCGACCCGCCACGTCAAGTCGATCGCCGATGAAGTCGTGCGCTTCGCCAAGAACATCGACGTGATGCCGCTGGGTGTTGAAGGTGAGCGCGAAGCCGAATGGGTGCTGGTCGACCTGGGCGACGTGATCGTGCATGTGATGCTGCCGCGCGTGCGTGAGTTCTACGCCCTCGAGCGCCTGTGGACCGTCGGCGACCAGCCGCCGTCCAGCGACGACGAAGTGGCCTGA
- the holA gene encoding DNA polymerase III subunit delta: MELRPEQLASQGADTALAPVYLIAGPETLRVLEAADAIRARARAAGIGERAVFDADGRDFDWNQLDASFNAPSLFSARRLVEVRLPSGKPGKDGAEVISQFCANPAPDVVLMITANEWSKAHQGKWAEAVSRIGVLSVAWAIKPHELPDWIERRLRGKGLRADPAAVQRLAERVEGNLLAAAQEIDKLALLADGQPLDVERMESLVADAARYDVFRLVEAAFSGQPPAVLRMLAGLRGEGEAVAALMPMVIRELLAGAGLARVQARGGNLAAEMKSRGIWESRQAPYKRALQRHPEGKRWERFVAEAGLVDRIAKGRADGDAWLALERLLVAVAEPRAVRLLARA, translated from the coding sequence ATGGAACTGCGTCCGGAGCAGCTGGCCAGCCAGGGCGCTGATACCGCGCTGGCGCCGGTCTACCTGATTGCCGGCCCGGAAACCCTGCGTGTGCTGGAGGCGGCCGACGCCATCCGCGCGCGCGCGCGCGCCGCCGGTATCGGCGAGCGCGCCGTGTTCGACGCCGATGGCCGCGACTTCGACTGGAACCAGCTCGACGCCAGTTTCAATGCGCCCAGCCTGTTCAGCGCCCGCCGCCTGGTCGAGGTGCGCCTGCCCAGCGGCAAGCCGGGCAAGGACGGGGCCGAGGTGATCAGCCAGTTCTGCGCCAACCCGGCGCCGGACGTGGTGCTGATGATCACCGCCAACGAATGGAGCAAGGCCCACCAGGGCAAGTGGGCCGAGGCAGTCAGCCGCATCGGCGTGCTGTCGGTGGCCTGGGCGATCAAGCCCCACGAACTGCCGGACTGGATCGAGCGCCGCCTGCGTGGCAAGGGCCTGCGCGCCGACCCGGCCGCCGTGCAGCGGTTGGCCGAGCGGGTGGAAGGCAATCTGCTGGCCGCTGCCCAGGAAATCGACAAACTGGCGCTGCTGGCCGATGGCCAGCCGCTGGACGTGGAACGGATGGAGTCACTGGTGGCCGATGCTGCCCGCTACGACGTGTTCCGCCTGGTGGAGGCCGCGTTCTCGGGCCAGCCGCCGGCGGTGCTGCGCATGCTGGCGGGCCTGCGCGGCGAGGGCGAGGCGGTGGCCGCGCTGATGCCGATGGTGATCCGCGAGCTGCTGGCCGGGGCCGGCCTGGCCCGGGTACAGGCGCGCGGCGGCAACCTGGCCGCCGAAATGAAATCGCGCGGTATCTGGGAATCGCGGCAGGCACCCTACAAGCGTGCGCTGCAGCGGCACCCGGAAGGCAAGCGCTGGGAGCGCTTCGTGGCCGAGGCGGGGCTGGTCGACCGCATCGCCAAGGGGCGCGCTGACGGCGATGCCTGGCTGGCGCTGGAACGCCTGCTGGTGGCGGTGGCCGAACCGCGTGCCGTGCGCCTGCTGGCGCGGGCCTGA
- the leuS gene encoding leucine--tRNA ligase: MTSAETNAYDPQQVESAAQQYWDATRAFEVDETSDKPKYYCLSMLPYPSGALHMGHVRNYTIGDVISRYKRMTGHNVLQPMGWDAFGLPAENAAIKNKTAPAAWTYKNIEHMRGQFKAMGYAVDWSREFATCRPDYYVHEQRMFTRLMRKGLAYRRNAVVNWDPVDQTVLANEQVIDGRGWRSGALVEKREIPQWFLRITDYAQELLDGLDELDGWPDSVKTMQRNWIGRSEGLEIQFDVRDVDGGVLDPLRVFTTRPDTVMGVTFVSIAAEHPLALHAAKNNPELAALLSEMKQGGVSEAELETQEKRGMDTGLRAIHPVTGEKVPVWVANFVLMGYGTGAVMAVPGHDQRDNEVANKYGLPIVQVIALKDPRNDDERTWDGARWQDWYSDKSRQTELVNSAEFDGLDFQGAFEALAERFERKAQGQRRVNYRLRDWGVSRQRYWGCPIPVIYCAKCGAVPVPEEQLPVVLPEDVAFSGTGSPIKTDPEWRKTTCPDCGGAAERETDTFDTFMESSWYYARYTSPGARDAVDKRGNYWLPVDQYIGGIEHAILHLMYFRFYHKLLRDARMVDSNEPARNLLCQGMVIAETYYRPNPDGSKDWINPADVEVQRDERGRITGATLIADGQPVVVGGTEKMSKSKNNGVDPQAMVEKYGADTVRLFSMFAAPPEQSLEWNEAGVDGMARFLRRLWAQVQKHAADGPAPALDVAALDANQKALRRKTHETIGKVGDDYGRRHSFNTAIAAVMELMNALAKFDDGSAQGRAVRQEALQAIVLLLNPITPHASHALWQVLGHDETLLEDQPFPQADAGALVRDALTLAVQVNGKLRGTIEVAADAAREQVEALALAEPNTAKFMEGLTVRKIIIVPGKIVNIVAA, encoded by the coding sequence ATGACCAGCGCTGAAACCAACGCCTACGACCCGCAGCAGGTTGAATCCGCCGCCCAGCAGTACTGGGACGCCACTCGTGCCTTCGAAGTCGACGAGACTTCGGACAAGCCGAAGTACTACTGCCTGTCGATGCTCCCGTACCCGTCCGGTGCGCTGCACATGGGCCACGTGCGCAATTACACCATCGGCGACGTGATCAGCCGCTACAAGCGCATGACCGGCCACAACGTGCTGCAGCCGATGGGCTGGGACGCGTTCGGCCTGCCTGCGGAAAATGCCGCGATCAAGAACAAGACCGCACCGGCGGCGTGGACGTACAAGAACATCGAGCACATGCGTGGCCAGTTCAAGGCCATGGGCTATGCGGTGGACTGGTCGCGCGAATTCGCCACCTGCCGCCCGGACTACTACGTCCACGAGCAGCGCATGTTCACCCGCCTGATGCGCAAGGGCCTGGCCTACCGCCGCAACGCGGTGGTGAACTGGGACCCGGTCGACCAGACCGTGCTGGCCAACGAGCAGGTCATCGACGGCCGTGGCTGGCGCTCCGGCGCGCTGGTCGAAAAGCGCGAGATTCCGCAGTGGTTCCTGCGCATTACCGATTATGCCCAGGAGCTGCTGGACGGCCTGGATGAACTGGATGGCTGGCCGGACTCGGTCAAGACCATGCAGCGCAACTGGATCGGCCGTTCCGAAGGCCTGGAGATCCAGTTCGACGTGCGTGACGTCGACGGCGGCGTGCTGGACCCGCTGCGTGTGTTCACCACCCGCCCGGACACCGTGATGGGCGTGACCTTCGTGTCGATCGCCGCCGAGCACCCGCTGGCGCTGCACGCGGCGAAGAACAACCCGGAACTGGCTGCGCTGCTGTCGGAAATGAAGCAGGGCGGCGTGTCCGAGGCCGAGCTGGAGACCCAGGAAAAGCGCGGCATGGACACCGGCCTGCGTGCCATCCATCCGGTCACCGGCGAGAAGGTGCCGGTGTGGGTCGCCAACTTCGTGCTGATGGGCTATGGCACCGGTGCGGTGATGGCTGTTCCGGGTCATGACCAGCGCGACAACGAAGTGGCCAACAAGTACGGCCTGCCGATCGTGCAGGTCATCGCCCTGAAGGACCCGCGCAACGACGACGAGCGCACCTGGGACGGTGCCCGCTGGCAGGACTGGTACAGCGACAAGAGCCGCCAGACCGAACTGGTGAACTCGGCCGAATTCGACGGCCTGGACTTCCAGGGCGCCTTCGAAGCCCTGGCCGAACGTTTCGAGCGCAAGGCCCAGGGCCAGCGCCGCGTCAATTACCGACTGCGCGACTGGGGCGTGAGCCGCCAGCGCTACTGGGGCTGCCCGATTCCGGTGATCTACTGCGCCAAGTGCGGCGCGGTGCCGGTGCCGGAAGAACAGCTGCCGGTGGTGCTGCCGGAGGACGTGGCGTTCTCGGGTACCGGTTCGCCGATCAAGACCGACCCGGAATGGCGCAAGACCACCTGCCCGGACTGCGGTGGCGCGGCCGAGCGCGAGACCGACACCTTCGACACCTTCATGGAGTCGAGCTGGTACTACGCGCGCTACACCTCGCCGGGTGCCCGTGATGCGGTCGACAAGCGCGGCAACTACTGGCTGCCGGTCGACCAGTACATCGGCGGCATCGAGCACGCGATCCTGCACCTGATGTATTTCCGCTTCTACCACAAGCTGCTGCGTGACGCGCGGATGGTGGACAGCAACGAACCGGCGCGCAACCTCCTGTGCCAGGGCATGGTGATTGCCGAAACCTACTACCGCCCGAACCCGGATGGCTCGAAGGACTGGATCAACCCGGCCGATGTGGAAGTGCAGCGCGACGAGCGCGGCCGCATCACCGGCGCCACCCTGATCGCCGACGGCCAGCCGGTGGTGGTCGGTGGCACCGAGAAGATGTCCAAGTCGAAGAACAACGGCGTGGACCCCCAGGCGATGGTCGAAAAGTACGGTGCCGACACCGTGCGCCTGTTCTCGATGTTCGCTGCGCCGCCGGAACAGTCGCTGGAGTGGAACGAAGCCGGCGTGGACGGCATGGCCCGCTTCCTGCGCCGCCTGTGGGCCCAGGTGCAGAAGCACGCGGCCGATGGCCCCGCCCCGGCGCTGGATGTGGCCGCGCTGGATGCCAACCAGAAGGCGCTGCGCCGCAAGACCCACGAGACCATCGGCAAGGTCGGTGACGACTACGGCCGCCGCCACAGCTTCAACACCGCCATTGCCGCGGTGATGGAACTGATGAACGCGCTGGCCAAGTTCGATGACGGCAGTGCTCAGGGGCGCGCTGTGCGCCAGGAAGCGCTGCAGGCCATCGTGCTGCTGTTGAACCCGATCACCCCGCATGCCAGCCACGCCCTGTGGCAGGTGCTGGGTCATGACGAGACGCTGCTGGAAGACCAGCCGTTCCCGCAGGCCGACGCCGGTGCCCTGGTGCGCGACGCGCTGACCCTGGCGGTGCAGGTCAACGGCAAGCTGCGTGGCACCATCGAAGTGGCCGCCGATGCCGCGCGCGAGCAGGTCGAGGCGTTGGCGTTGGCCGAGCCGAACACTGCCAAGTTCATGGAAGGCCTGACGGTGCGCAAGATCATCATCGTGCCGGGCAAGATCGTGAACATCGTCGCCGCTTGA